From the genome of Spinacia oleracea cultivar Varoflay chromosome 2, BTI_SOV_V1, whole genome shotgun sequence, one region includes:
- the LOC110791486 gene encoding ribosome biogenesis protein BRX1 homolog 1, with product MGKKRKHVETLAAEAAAAEAKKNDVAPERPKRTLVGWKDKPQEDDEERENGGEAHPRVFRNKEKVLITCSRRINFRYRHLMLNVASLLPHSKRDNKVESKESKGATLNELVELKNCSSCLFFECRKHKDLYLWMAKSPNGPSVKFLVNAVHTMEELKLTGNHLKGSRPLLTFSANFDKEPHWKLLKELMLQIFQIPKEHRKSKPFHDHVFAFSILDDHIWFRNYQITVPHNEPTKMDRGGLDKMTLTEVGPRFCLNPIKIFGGSFGGPTLYENPFYISPNQIRSLQKKKKAGRYVQKVKAKTRRKMHEMANPMERDELADMWKE from the exons ATGGGTAAGAAGAGAAAGCACGTTGAAACCCTAGCTGctgaagcagcagcagcagaagCGAAGAAAAACGACGTCGCACCAGAGAGGCCGAAGAGGACATTGGTTGGGTGGAAGGACAAACCTCAGGAAGAtgacgaggagagagaaaatggaggcGAGGCTCATCCTCGTGTTTTCCGTAACAAAGAGAAGGTCCTCATTACTTGTTCCCGTCGAATAAATTTCAG GTATCGACATTTGATGTTGAATGTGGCGTCGCTTTTGCCGCACTCAAAGCGAGATAACAAGGTCGAATCGAAGGAGAGCAAAGGGGCAACTTTGAATGAGCTTGTTGAGCTTAAGAACTGCTCCTCCTGCTTGTTTTTTGAG TGCAGGAAACATAAAGATCTATACTTGTGGATGGCCAAGAGCCCAAATGGTCCATCAGTTAAATTTTTGGTCAATGCAG TGCACACGATGGAGGAATTAAAGCTCACTGGGAACCATTTGAAAGGCTCACGACCTCTGTTGACATTCTCAGCAAATTTTGACAAGGAACCGCATTGGAAGCTTTTGAAGGAGCTGATGCTGCAG ATATTCCAAATTCCTAAAGAACACAGGAAATCAAAGCCTTTTCATGATCATGTCTTTGCCTTTTCAATTCTCGATGACCATATTTGGTTTAGAAACTACCAG ATAACTGTTCCTCATAATGAACCAACAAAAATGGACAGAGGCGGCTTGGACAAGATGACCCTTACAGAG GTTGGTCCAAGGTTCTGTTTAAATCCCATCAAAATATTTGGTGGAAGCTTTGGAGGTCCAACTTTGTATGAGAATCCCTTTTATATTTCACCAAATCAG ATACGATCTTTGCAGAAGAAAAAGAAGGCTGGCAGATATGTTCAGAAAGTTAAAGCAAAGACTAGGAGGAAAATGCATGAGATGGCGAACCCAATGGAGCGTGATGAGCTGGCAGATATGTGGAAAGAGTAG
- the LOC110791488 gene encoding triacylglycerol lipase 2 isoform X1: MFMKMTGILSSVVLVFFFFHEIIGVKTRLISTQTRGQLTSDEGICKLLVESRGYVCEEHTVTTKDGYILSLQRIPTGLTNYTLEDSKPPVLLQHGVLMDGVTWLLNPPDQSLAFILADSGFDVWVANSRGTKYSLGHMTLSFNDSAYWDWSWDELMEYDLPEIVQYVYNQSGEQKLHYVGHSQGTLIALTAFSQQKLLNMVKSAGLLCPIAYLSRMTSPLAKNAAENFVTEFMYWSGLHEFVPRGEAVMTLLKEICRKQGIDCTDFLTSFTGVNCCLSTSTVSTFLQHEPQSTATKNMIHYSQMARDGTIARYDYLDPNKNKEQYGQAKPPEYDLTNIPNNLPLFIAHGGRDELADVDDVKFLLDNLKNHDRDKFFLHFIEDYAHADYVLAMNAKEFVYDRLMDFFRKVDQS, encoded by the exons ATGTTTATGAAAATGACTGGAATTCTGAGCTCAGTTGTGCTAGTATTCTTCTTCTTTCATGAAATAATTGGAGTTAAAACAAGGCTGATTTCCACACAGACTCGTGGTCAATTAACTTCTGATGAAGGCATCTGTAAATTGTTGGTGGAGTCACGCGGCTATGTCTGCGAGGAGCACACA GTGACAACAAAAGATGGTTATATTCTCAGCTTGCAACGAATTCCAACAGGCTTGACAAACTATACACTTGAAGACAGCAAGCCACCAGTGCTTTTGCAGCATGGTGTTTTAATG GATGGAGTCACATGGCTGCTTAATCCTCCAGATCAATCCTTGGCATTCATTTTAGCAGACAGTGGTTTTGATGTTTGGGTTGCCAACTCCCGTGGCACCAAATATAGCCTCGGCCATATGACACTAAGCTTTAATGACTCG GCATATTGGGATTGGTCATGGGATGAGCTGATGGAATATGATCTTCCAGAAATAGTCCAATATGTGTACAATCAATCTGGTGAACAGAAGCTGCATTATGTTGGACATTCACAG GGAACATTAATAGCCCTGACTGCATTTTCCCAGCAGAAGTTGTTGAACATGGTGAAATCAGCCGGCTTGCTCTGTCCAATTGCTTATCTTAGTCGAATGACCTCCCCGCTTGCTAAAAATGCTGCTGAAAACTTTGTAACTGAA TTTATGTACTGGTCTGGACTACATGAATTTGTACCGCGTGG AGAGGCTGTAATGACGCTTCTTAAAGAAATATGCAGGAAGCAGGGAATTGACTGCACTGATTTTTTGACGTCTTTTACTG GTGTAAACTGTTGCTTGAGTACATCAACGGTTTCTACATTTTTGCAGCACGAACCTCAGTCAACCGCTACTAAAAACATGATCCATTATTCCCAAA TGGCAAGAGACGGAACAATAGCAAGGTATGATTATCTAGAcccaaacaagaacaaggaaCAGTACGGACAAGCTAAGCCCCCGGAATATGACCTGACAAATATTCCAAACAACCTCCCGTTGTTCATTGCTCATGGAGGAAGGGATGAGCTTGCTGATGTTGACGATGTCAAGTTCCTGCTTGATAACCTTAAAAATCATGATAGGGACAAGTTTTTCCTTCATTTCATAGAAGACTACGCGCATGCTGATTATGTACTGGCTATGAATGCTAAGGAATTCGTTTATGATCGTCTCATGGATTTCTTCAGGAAAGTAGATCAATCTTAG
- the LOC110791487 gene encoding protein SEEDLING PLASTID DEVELOPMENT 1 produces the protein MRALNYGFELVDLQSSWKSIQQTKKSTFSYLNNAHLLSPVSTAFRRTGGGRKGVAPSRAALPYRRSPEIRRPADRFFPGNGLSPNSLNLTPTTSNFTSNRAEESASELELLLELVPIRIRNSLACHEEVGDLIEVVLDFGRKPLARFPSGDWVISQDPVKNEDLQHAVSKVGDFSDDNRSGIDRSLHRISAIRNRKMQIIGLTCRVGRAICGSAEIIHDLIEGGGSILVIGPPGVGKTTLIREIARMLADEHRKRVIIVDTSNEIGGDGDVPHSGIGRARRMQVPNVNMQHNVMIEAVENHMPETIIIDEIGTELEALAASTIAQRGVQLVGTAHGMTIENIIKNPSLQLLVGGIESVTLGDEEARRRKVQKTVLERKGPPTFTCAVEMISKTECRVHHRLDATVDAILAGKSPLFEIRQMDPEVKSSDNLTKIPQKQQQQEESEFIKLAKKSTESQSENEDMDVPHLSKRRSIKSRRKNSLPIYVYTYKILETDLVQVAEVMGLEGVIDVTDDIGTADAILASGSEMKQNPWIRSVAKFHQVPIFVIKANTMAQMVKAIRMILGMESFGSVSKLPSKDMLDIEIEDDAPEGKPSLEELDALEEVRLAIEYIVIPGGEAVELLPRRSDIIARQLKLVESYHLAAENSGTELNPRLQILPSKSKKMTSSKHSKHGSSNDEMSSVSLTRGKEGTTVSRLPLLPE, from the exons atgagagcATTGAATTATGGGTTTGAGCTAGTTGATCTTCAAAGTTCGTGGAAATCCATACAGCAAACTAAAAAATCAACCTTTTCTTACCTTAACAATGCCCATTTGCTCTCTCCTGTCTCTACGGCATTTCGTCGGACAGGTGGTGGGCGTAAAGGCGTTGCTCCGTCTAGAGCCGCCTTACCTTATAGGAGGTCTCCGGAGATCCGCCGTCCGGCAGATAGGTTCTTTCCCGGAAATGGGTTGTCCCCAAATTCACTCAATTTAACCCCAACAACTTCTAATTTTACGAGTAACAGAGCGGAAGAGTCAGCTTCTGAGCTGGAGTTGCTTCTTGAGTTGGTCCCGATTAGGATTAGAAACTCCTTGGCTTGCCATGAGGAAGTTGGGGATTTGATTGAAGTTGTTCTTGATTTTGGAAGGAAGCCTTTAGCGCGGTTTCCTTCTGGTGATTGGGTCATTTCTCAGGATCCTGTCAAGAATGAAGATTTGCAGCATGCTGTTTCTAAG GTGGGTGACTTTTCAGATGACAATCGATCAGGAATTGATCGTTCACTGCATCGTATAAGTGCCATCCGGAATCGTAAGATGCAAATAATTGGGCTTACTTGTCGGGTGGGTAGAGCGATTTGTGGGAGTGCAGAGATCATCCATGATTTGATTGAGGGGGGAGGATCAATTTTGGTTATAGGGCCTCCTGGAGTTGGCAAAACCACGTTGATCAG AGAGATTGCAAGAATGTTGGCGGATGAGCACAGAAAACGGGTGATTATTGTGGACACATCGAATGAGATTGGAGGTGATGGCGATGTTCCACATTCAGGTATTGGCCGTGCAAGGAGGATGCAAGTGCCCAACGTAAATATGCAGCATAAC GTGATGATCGAAGCTGTCGAAAATCACATGCCTGAGACAATTATAATTGATGAAATTGGAACTGAGCTTGAAGCTTTGGCTGCCAGTACCATTGCTCAAAGGGGAGTTCAACTTGTTGGGACTGCGCATGGCATGACAatagaaaatataataaaaaatccTTCTCTCCAGCTGCTGGTTGGTGGTATAGAG AGTGTTACCTTGGGTGATGAAGAAGCAAGGCGAAGAAAAGTGCAGAAGACCGTTCTTGAGAGAAAAGGCCCCCCAACATTTACATGTGCTGTTGAAATGATTTCTAAAACTGAATGCCGTGTCCATCACAGATTAGATGCAACAGTTGACGCTATACTTGCAG GTAAATCCCCTCTATTTGAAATCCGTCAGATGGATCCTGAGGTGAAAAGCTCAGATAATTTGACAAAGATCCCTcaaaagcagcagcagcaagaaGAATCAGAGTTCATTAAGCTTGCTAAGAAAAGTACTGAATCACAGTCTGAGAATGAAGACATGGATGTACCTCATCTTTCCAAGAGGAGAAGCATCAAAAGTCGAAGAAAAAACAGCTTGCCTATCTATGTGTACACTTACAAG ATATTGGAAACTGATTTAGTGCAAGTAGCAGAGGTGATGGGGCTTGAGGGTGTTATAGATGTTACAGATGATATTGGAACAGCAGATGCAATCCTAGCCTCTGGTTCAGAGATGAAGCAGAATCCATGGATCCGCAGTGTTGCCAAATTTCACCAAGTTCCTATCTTTGTTATCAAG GCAAATACCATGGCACAAATGGTAAAGGCCATCAGGATGATTCTTGGGATGGAATCTTTTGGGTCAGTGTCAAAGCTTCCTTCAAAAGATATGCTTGACATTGAAATTGAAGACGACGCACCTGAAGGGAAACCCTCTTTAGAAGAGCTTGATGCTTTGGAG GAAGTTCGACTTGCGATTGAGTATATTGTGATTCCGGGTGGTGAGGCTGTAGAACTTCTACCTAGACGTTCAGATATAATTGCTCGGCAACTTAAGCTTGTGGAAAGTTATCATCTAGCTGCAGAGAACTCAGGTACTGAACTTAACCCCAGACTACAAATTCTTCCGTCTAAATCAAAAAAGATGACTTCATCTAAACACTCCAAACATGGTTCATCAAATGATGAAATGAGCTCTGTATCACTTACTCGCGGCAAAGAAGGCACCACAGTCTCCCGATTGCCCCTCCTGCCTGAATAG
- the LOC110791488 gene encoding triacylglycerol lipase 2 isoform X2 — MQNLQRLRTLKSSVWRSVGMPELKKRASNSWCAVEDTYYSTKDTFERHRVVFTVGTSIASVGTAWLGYTFRHLHDTRVDRRLDSIEQAMKSNYQIEREEIQKIVGSGSYSTAACAATAGTTLVIGYALGWRGGKWYTNRKFRREQMKLLGQVKPRRWRLLIQVTTKDGYILSLQRIPTGLTNYTLEDSKPPVLLQHGVLMDGVTWLLNPPDQSLAFILADSGFDVWVANSRGTKYSLGHMTLSFNDSAYWDWSWDELMEYDLPEIVQYVYNQSGEQKLHYVGHSQGTLIALTAFSQQKLLNMVKSAGLLCPIAYLSRMTSPLAKNAAENFVTEFMYWSGLHEFVPRGEAVMTLLKEICRKQGIDCTDFLTSFTGVNCCLSTSTVSTFLQHEPQSTATKNMIHYSQMARDGTIARYDYLDPNKNKEQYGQAKPPEYDLTNIPNNLPLFIAHGGRDELADVDDVKFLLDNLKNHDRDKFFLHFIEDYAHADYVLAMNAKEFVYDRLMDFFRKVDQS, encoded by the exons TTCGAACACTTAAATCCTCAGTTTGGAGGTCGGTGGGCATGCCGGAGTTGAAAAAACGAGCTTCAAATTCATGGTGCGCTGTTGAAGACACCTATTATTCAACCAAG GATACATTTGAGAGGCACAGGGTGGTGTTTACAGTTGGTACTTCTATAGCATCAGTTGGTACTGCTTGGCTTG GATACACTTTTCGTCACCTTCATGACACAAGAGTTGACAGAAGACTTGATTCAATTGAACAAGCG ATGAAAAGCAACTACCAAATTGAAAGAGAGGAAATTCAGAAGATTGTAGGTTCAGGAAGTTATAGCACTGCAGCTTGTGCTGCCACTGCAGGGACGACTCTTGTTATTGG GTATGCCTTGGGATGGCGAGGTGGAAAATGGTACACAAACAGAAAATTCAGGAGGGAGCAGATGAAGTTACTAGGACAGGTCAAACCCAGAAGATGGAGATT ACTC ATTCAGGTGACAACAAAAGATGGTTATATTCTCAGCTTGCAACGAATTCCAACAGGCTTGACAAACTATACACTTGAAGACAGCAAGCCACCAGTGCTTTTGCAGCATGGTGTTTTAATG GATGGAGTCACATGGCTGCTTAATCCTCCAGATCAATCCTTGGCATTCATTTTAGCAGACAGTGGTTTTGATGTTTGGGTTGCCAACTCCCGTGGCACCAAATATAGCCTCGGCCATATGACACTAAGCTTTAATGACTCG GCATATTGGGATTGGTCATGGGATGAGCTGATGGAATATGATCTTCCAGAAATAGTCCAATATGTGTACAATCAATCTGGTGAACAGAAGCTGCATTATGTTGGACATTCACAG GGAACATTAATAGCCCTGACTGCATTTTCCCAGCAGAAGTTGTTGAACATGGTGAAATCAGCCGGCTTGCTCTGTCCAATTGCTTATCTTAGTCGAATGACCTCCCCGCTTGCTAAAAATGCTGCTGAAAACTTTGTAACTGAA TTTATGTACTGGTCTGGACTACATGAATTTGTACCGCGTGG AGAGGCTGTAATGACGCTTCTTAAAGAAATATGCAGGAAGCAGGGAATTGACTGCACTGATTTTTTGACGTCTTTTACTG GTGTAAACTGTTGCTTGAGTACATCAACGGTTTCTACATTTTTGCAGCACGAACCTCAGTCAACCGCTACTAAAAACATGATCCATTATTCCCAAA TGGCAAGAGACGGAACAATAGCAAGGTATGATTATCTAGAcccaaacaagaacaaggaaCAGTACGGACAAGCTAAGCCCCCGGAATATGACCTGACAAATATTCCAAACAACCTCCCGTTGTTCATTGCTCATGGAGGAAGGGATGAGCTTGCTGATGTTGACGATGTCAAGTTCCTGCTTGATAACCTTAAAAATCATGATAGGGACAAGTTTTTCCTTCATTTCATAGAAGACTACGCGCATGCTGATTATGTACTGGCTATGAATGCTAAGGAATTCGTTTATGATCGTCTCATGGATTTCTTCAGGAAAGTAGATCAATCTTAG